In the Campylobacter showae genome, one interval contains:
- the metK gene encoding methionine adenosyltransferase encodes MYLFTSEVVSPGHPDKCADIIADSIVDTILMQDPNGRVASEVFVAGKNIIIGGEINSKVKLSFKDYESIVKNALAKIGYDGKSKFTKEQCLHPDDVEIKVCVNQQSADINQGVDQEGGEIGAGDQGIMFGFASCEANEYMPAAITYARMLCDKVYKFAKANPDKLGVDIKTQVTVDYGTKDNFESCKPQSIHTIVVSAPCVETMKIEELRALVQTLIDDAGLPKGLYDKSKTLIYINPTGRYVNHSSLHDSGLTGRKLIVDSFGGYSPIGGGAQSSKDYTKVDRSGLYAARWIAKNIVAAGLAKKCIVQLSYAIGMAKPTSVSVDTMGTQIAGINDDMLSNFVSENFALTPRWITNKFGLDKPGKDTFLYAKVAAKGQVGNAKYPWEKLDAVDTFKALIK; translated from the coding sequence ATGTATTTGTTTACTTCAGAGGTTGTGAGTCCGGGTCATCCTGATAAATGCGCCGACATCATCGCCGACAGCATCGTCGATACGATCTTGATGCAAGATCCAAACGGCCGCGTCGCTAGCGAAGTTTTCGTCGCGGGTAAAAACATTATAATAGGCGGAGAGATAAACTCTAAGGTCAAGTTAAGCTTCAAGGACTACGAGAGTATCGTTAAAAACGCGCTGGCTAAAATCGGCTACGACGGCAAGTCTAAATTTACGAAAGAGCAGTGCCTGCACCCCGACGATGTCGAGATAAAAGTCTGCGTAAATCAGCAAAGTGCGGATATAAATCAAGGCGTCGATCAAGAAGGCGGCGAGATAGGCGCCGGGGATCAGGGCATAATGTTTGGCTTTGCCAGCTGCGAAGCGAACGAATATATGCCCGCAGCCATAACCTACGCTAGGATGCTTTGCGATAAGGTTTATAAATTTGCCAAAGCCAATCCCGATAAACTCGGCGTCGATATAAAAACTCAGGTCACCGTAGACTACGGCACGAAGGATAACTTTGAGAGCTGCAAGCCTCAAAGCATCCACACTATCGTAGTTTCGGCCCCTTGTGTCGAGACGATGAAGATAGAGGAGCTACGCGCCCTAGTGCAAACTCTCATCGACGATGCGGGCTTGCCAAAGGGTCTATATGATAAGAGCAAAACGCTAATCTACATCAACCCGACAGGCCGCTACGTAAATCACAGCTCGCTTCACGACAGCGGGCTAACGGGTCGCAAGCTCATCGTAGATAGCTTTGGCGGATATAGTCCGATAGGCGGCGGCGCGCAAAGCAGCAAAGACTACACGAAAGTCGATCGCAGCGGCCTTTATGCGGCGCGCTGGATAGCTAAAAACATCGTTGCTGCAGGCCTTGCTAAAAAATGCATCGTCCAGCTAAGCTACGCTATCGGTATGGCAAAGCCTACCTCTGTGAGCGTCGATACGATGGGCACGCAGATTGCCGGTATAAACGACGATATGCTGTCAAATTTCGTTAGTGAAAATTTCGCCCTCACTCCGCGCTGGATCACCAATAAATTCGGCCTGGATAAACCCGGCAAAGATACGTTTTTATACGCTAAAGTAGCAGCCAAAGGTCAAGTCGGAAACGCCAAATATCCGTGGGAAAAGCTTGACGCGGTTGATACTTTTAAAGCTTTGATTAAATAA
- the yajC gene encoding preprotein translocase subunit YajC, translating to MQEGNFVASLLPLVVLFAIFYFLVIRPQQKQQKAHAAMIAALEKGDKIITSGGLICEVIKPEEDFIRVKLNDDVIVRVSREFVAKKIEKTETKANA from the coding sequence ATGCAAGAAGGAAATTTCGTAGCTTCATTATTGCCTCTAGTCGTGCTTTTCGCGATATTTTATTTTTTGGTTATCAGACCGCAGCAAAAACAGCAAAAAGCTCATGCCGCAATGATAGCCGCACTCGAAAAAGGCGACAAGATCATAACTAGCGGCGGACTAATCTGCGAGGTGATAAAACCGGAAGAGGATTTTATCAGAGTTAAGCTTAACGACGACGTAATCGTGCGCGTTTCACGCGAATTCGTCGCGAAAAAAATAGAAAAAACAGAGACGAAAGCAAATGCGTAA
- the secD gene encoding protein translocase subunit SecD, which translates to MRNGKITYRLIIFALALIFGIIFSAPSFTDKLGGSKISLGLDLQGGLHMLLGVETEEAIHSKIKSIAASVNYFAKKEDVLIDSFKIREDKVDFELLDADEAAKIDGMLKDIKGLNVQKDGLKYSVGLTDAEKAETIEYAINQAVETIRNRLDQFGLAEPTVARQGKDNILVELPGIKTAADEQRARDLIAKAAHLQLMAVDEKRQSQANSMSEAEAESYGDIVYPDVKNEQIKYVVKNIPVLDGAMLTDARVAFDQRTNSPIISFTLNAEGARIFGDFTGANVGKRLAIVLDGRVYSAPSINERIGGGSGQISGGFSVEEAHDVAIALRSGALLAPVKMLEKRSVGPSLGADSIRQSMIALASASVLVVLFMIAYYGFSGILANIALVANILILVAVMAMFGAALTLPGMAGIVLTIGMAVDANVIINERIRELLRDGASIATSVKKGYENAMSAIIDANLTTLITSVVLYAYGTGPVKGFAVTMGIGIIASMITAILGTHGMFDTIINKIEKSGNTRFWFGYKRV; encoded by the coding sequence ATGCGTAACGGCAAAATAACGTATAGGCTGATCATCTTTGCTTTGGCTTTGATTTTCGGCATTATCTTTTCCGCGCCGTCGTTTACGGACAAGCTAGGCGGCTCTAAAATCAGTCTAGGACTTGATTTGCAGGGCGGACTTCATATGCTTCTTGGCGTCGAGACCGAAGAGGCCATACACTCGAAGATCAAGTCGATAGCCGCTAGCGTGAACTATTTTGCGAAAAAAGAGGATGTTTTGATCGATAGCTTTAAGATCCGCGAAGACAAGGTGGACTTTGAGCTGCTTGACGCGGACGAAGCCGCTAAAATCGACGGCATGCTAAAAGATATCAAGGGTCTTAACGTACAAAAAGACGGCCTAAAATACTCGGTCGGCTTAACTGACGCCGAGAAGGCCGAAACTATCGAATACGCGATAAATCAAGCGGTAGAAACGATCAGAAACCGTCTCGATCAGTTCGGTCTAGCTGAGCCTACGGTAGCAAGACAGGGCAAGGATAATATCCTAGTCGAGCTTCCTGGCATCAAAACGGCGGCCGACGAGCAGCGCGCACGCGATCTCATCGCAAAAGCCGCGCACCTCCAACTGATGGCCGTCGATGAAAAGCGCCAGTCGCAGGCAAACTCTATGAGCGAGGCCGAGGCTGAGAGCTACGGCGACATCGTCTATCCGGACGTCAAAAACGAGCAGATAAAATACGTCGTAAAAAACATCCCCGTACTTGACGGCGCGATGCTAACGGACGCTAGGGTTGCCTTTGATCAGCGCACCAACTCGCCTATCATCAGCTTTACTTTAAACGCCGAGGGAGCTAGGATATTTGGCGATTTTACCGGCGCAAACGTCGGCAAGCGCCTAGCTATCGTGCTTGACGGCAGGGTTTACTCGGCTCCGTCGATAAACGAGAGAATCGGCGGCGGAAGCGGTCAGATAAGCGGCGGATTTAGCGTAGAGGAGGCTCACGACGTAGCTATCGCGCTTAGAAGCGGCGCTCTTTTGGCTCCGGTAAAAATGCTAGAAAAACGAAGCGTAGGACCAAGTCTGGGCGCCGATAGCATAAGACAATCGATGATCGCGCTAGCCTCGGCTTCGGTTTTGGTGGTGCTGTTTATGATAGCTTATTACGGATTTAGCGGCATTTTGGCAAATATCGCGCTTGTCGCAAATATCTTAATATTAGTCGCCGTGATGGCGATGTTCGGCGCTGCTTTAACGCTACCGGGAATGGCAGGTATAGTGCTAACCATCGGTATGGCCGTGGATGCCAACGTCATCATAAACGAGCGTATCAGAGAGCTGCTGCGCGACGGAGCCAGTATCGCAACGAGCGTGAAAAAAGGCTACGAAAACGCGATGAGCGCGATCATAGACGCAAATTTGACCACGCTTATCACCTCGGTCGTGCTTTATGCCTACGGTACGGGACCTGTTAAGGGCTTTGCCGTTACTATGGGCATAGGCATCATCGCTTCGATGATAACGGCGATCTTGGGTACTCACGGTATGTTTGATACGATTATAAATAAAATAGAAAAAAGCGGTAACACGCGGTTTTGGTTCGGTTATAAAAGGGTATAA
- a CDS encoding apolipoprotein N-acyltransferase: MKLRNFLLAWGSLIKKILSPYFSTKIIIKAFVGAILISNFILADVLGGEILNFISPFFAIAGFYLLLKFDRRGFFWTGFFVGILWFYWISFSLVYYELGYLIPLEILAIGIIYGALFLIAGIPAQIWLRALLLILVTNIHPFGFNWLNLEAVFVPGIFAPSLLALTFIFAAILCLFYVKNRFKFIAFVALLACAVQYDTPNFKTLPFEVKLTNTDVPQELKWQKQLKNEFINQNLDIIDEAISAGFRTIILPESAFPVYMTHERNLITELLEKSQKIAIVAGALARENGTNYNSAFFFDRGKMRRMDKFILVPFGEEIPLPAFARDLINKIFFGGAKDFETASTPSDYEIEGLKIRNAICYEATRDELFEGEFDVMIAVTNNGWFVPSTEPNLQRNLLKYYATKYGKAIYHSVNSSPSEIITPKQGLLDKIFR, translated from the coding sequence ATGAAGCTACGAAATTTCCTTCTTGCATGGGGTTCCTTAATAAAAAAAATTTTAAGCCCTTATTTTAGCACTAAAATTATAATAAAAGCCTTTGTCGGCGCGATTTTAATATCAAATTTTATACTAGCCGATGTTTTAGGCGGCGAAATTTTAAATTTTATCTCGCCGTTTTTTGCGATCGCGGGCTTTTATTTGCTGCTCAAATTTGACCGCCGCGGCTTTTTTTGGACGGGATTTTTTGTCGGGATTTTATGGTTTTACTGGATCAGCTTTAGCCTCGTTTATTACGAGCTTGGCTACCTCATCCCGCTTGAAATTTTAGCTATCGGGATCATCTACGGCGCGCTGTTTTTGATAGCAGGTATCCCGGCTCAAATTTGGCTAAGGGCCTTGCTGCTTATCCTAGTTACAAACATCCATCCCTTCGGCTTTAACTGGCTAAATTTAGAAGCCGTTTTCGTGCCGGGCATATTTGCGCCCAGTTTGCTCGCGCTTACGTTTATTTTCGCCGCTATTTTGTGCCTGTTTTACGTCAAAAACCGCTTCAAATTTATCGCTTTTGTCGCGCTTTTAGCCTGCGCGGTGCAGTATGATACGCCAAATTTTAAAACCCTGCCTTTCGAAGTAAAGCTAACAAACACCGACGTTCCGCAAGAGCTAAAGTGGCAAAAGCAGCTAAAAAACGAGTTTATAAATCAAAATTTAGACATCATAGACGAGGCGATAAGCGCTGGATTTAGGACGATTATTTTGCCCGAGAGCGCCTTTCCCGTCTATATGACACACGAGCGAAATCTCATCACAGAGCTGCTCGAAAAGTCGCAAAAGATCGCTATCGTCGCCGGCGCGCTAGCTCGCGAAAACGGCACCAACTACAACTCGGCGTTTTTCTTTGATCGCGGCAAGATGCGGCGGATGGATAAATTTATCCTTGTGCCTTTTGGCGAAGAGATCCCGCTACCGGCATTTGCGCGTGATTTGATAAATAAAATATTTTTCGGCGGCGCGAAGGATTTTGAGACGGCAAGCACCCCTAGCGACTACGAGATAGAGGGCCTTAAAATCAGAAACGCGATCTGCTACGAAGCGACCAGGGACGAGCTATTTGAAGGCGAATTTGACGTCATGATCGCAGTGACGAACAACGGCTGGTTCGTGCCTAGTACCGAGCCAAATTTACAGCGAAATTTACTCAAATACTACGCGACGAAATACGGCAAAGCCATCTATCACAGCGTAAACAGCTCGCCGTCTGAGATAATAACGCCAAAACAAGGCTTGCTCGATAAAATTTTCAGATAA
- the sstT gene encoding serine/threonine transporter SstT, whose amino-acid sequence MFSKLAKRFADGNLIVQILIGIALGAVIGFWAHYQAAPYNELIAKGVSDAAQLAAAKKDLTDVANSVANSIAVLGNLFVGALKAIAPILVFVLVATSIIVKEFGHAKGMQKVVTLYLVGTFLAAVVAVVASFLFPMELVLKGVESANMSAPQGIVDVLKDLIFKMVQNPITALSTGNYIGIITWAVGGGIAMRFCTQETKKVFQDVSDGVTKIVRFIIRLAPFGIFGLVTISIHETGFEALAGYLKLILVLVGAMAFVSFVVYPAMVFAVTKKNPYPLVMTCVRESAVTAFFTRSSAANIPVNMALCKKLGLKEELYSISIPLGATINMGGAAVTIGILALAAVNSIPSITVDFGDALLLCFISALGACGASGVAGGSLLLVPLACALFGIGNDIAMQVVGVGFIIGVIQDSVETAVNSASDVLFTAVASETIE is encoded by the coding sequence ATGTTTAGCAAACTGGCAAAAAGGTTCGCCGACGGAAATTTGATCGTTCAAATTTTAATCGGCATAGCTCTAGGCGCCGTTATCGGCTTTTGGGCGCACTATCAGGCGGCTCCTTATAACGAACTAATCGCAAAAGGCGTGAGCGACGCAGCGCAGCTAGCCGCAGCAAAAAAAGACCTAACCGACGTGGCAAATTCGGTCGCAAACTCTATCGCCGTCTTGGGCAACCTCTTCGTCGGCGCGCTTAAAGCTATCGCGCCTATCCTAGTTTTCGTACTGGTAGCGACCTCTATCATCGTGAAAGAATTCGGCCATGCAAAAGGCATGCAAAAGGTAGTTACGCTTTACCTAGTCGGCACGTTTTTAGCTGCCGTAGTTGCGGTTGTAGCTAGCTTTCTTTTCCCGATGGAGCTCGTGCTAAAAGGCGTCGAGAGCGCAAATATGAGCGCTCCGCAAGGCATCGTAGACGTCCTAAAAGACCTCATCTTTAAGATGGTTCAAAACCCTATCACCGCGCTATCTACGGGCAACTACATCGGCATCATCACCTGGGCCGTGGGCGGCGGTATCGCGATGAGATTTTGCACGCAAGAAACTAAAAAAGTATTCCAAGACGTCAGCGACGGCGTGACTAAAATCGTTAGATTTATCATCCGCCTTGCGCCGTTTGGTATCTTTGGCCTAGTTACCATCAGCATCCATGAGACGGGCTTTGAGGCGCTTGCGGGCTACCTAAAACTAATCCTCGTTCTAGTAGGCGCGATGGCTTTCGTTTCCTTCGTCGTTTACCCTGCGATGGTGTTTGCGGTTACTAAGAAAAACCCTTATCCGCTAGTGATGACTTGCGTGAGAGAGAGCGCGGTTACGGCGTTTTTCACTCGCTCGTCTGCGGCAAATATCCCCGTAAATATGGCGCTTTGCAAAAAACTAGGGCTAAAAGAGGAGCTCTACTCGATTTCGATCCCTCTAGGAGCCACGATAAATATGGGCGGCGCAGCCGTAACTATCGGTATCTTGGCGCTTGCGGCGGTAAACTCGATCCCGTCTATCACGGTCGATTTTGGCGACGCGTTACTGCTTTGCTTTATCTCGGCTCTGGGCGCTTGCGGAGCTTCTGGCGTCGCAGGCGGCTCGCTACTGCTAGTGCCGCTTGCTTGTGCGCTATTTGGTATCGGTAACGACATCGCGATGCAGGTTGTCGGCGTAGGATTTATCATCGGCGTGATCCAAGACTCGGTAGAAACAGCCGTAAATAGCGCCTCAGACGTAC